Proteins from a single region of Ailuropoda melanoleuca isolate Jingjing chromosome 15, ASM200744v2, whole genome shotgun sequence:
- the LOC117796326 gene encoding acyl-CoA synthetase short-chain family member 3, mitochondrial-like, producing MKPSWLQCRKVTGAGGLGGSLPGSSPARGAGPARRAFVAPGPRGALGGRGCRALSSAGGGGEYKTHFAASVSDPERFWGKAAEQISWYKPWTKTLENRFPPSTSW from the coding sequence ATGAAGCCGTCCTGGCTGCAGTGTCGCAAAGTTACCGGCGCCGGGGGACTCGGGGGGTCCCTGCCCGGGTCCTCTCCGGCCCGGGGAGCCGGCCCGGCCCGCAGGGCGTTCGTGGCCCCGGGCCCGCGCGGCGCCCTCGGGGGCCGGGGATGCAGAGCGCTGTCGTCGGCAGGCGGGGGCGGCGAGTACAAGACCCACTTCGCTGCCTCCGTGTCCGACCCCGAGAGGTTCTGGGGCAAAGCCGCCGAGCAGATCAGCTGGTACAAGCCCTGGACCAAAACGCTGGAGAACAGATTCCCGCCTTCCACGAGTTGGTGA